The following coding sequences are from one Lysinibacillus sp. FSL W8-0992 window:
- the cobT gene encoding nicotinate-nucleotide--dimethylbenzimidazole phosphoribosyltransferase, with the protein MQLLQQTIQHIQRTNNKMMENAKERIDSLSKPPSSLGKLESLAIQLTGITGELYPKLDNKVIIVCAADHGVCDEGVTSNPQNVTFFQTLNFPKGVTGVCAIAKITNAKIVTVDVGVKEDIPLDAGVLIKKIKYGTDNMAKGPAMTREEAVQSIEVGIEIATSEIAKGANVLGTGEMGIGNTTPSAAILSVLHACHPHEVTGFGAGLGSGGIEHKVAVIQKAIEINKPNRHDAIDILAKVGGLEIGAMAGVILAAAANRKPVVIDGFISTVAALIAYELEPKVQDYIIPSHASEEPGAKIAAELLGVEPMLHMNMRLGEGSGAALAFPILDAACSMMSNMATLAESMALIDK; encoded by the coding sequence ATGCAATTGCTACAACAAACGATTCAACACATTCAACGTACTAACAACAAAATGATGGAAAATGCGAAGGAACGTATAGATTCTCTTAGCAAGCCACCGAGCAGTTTAGGGAAGCTGGAGTCGCTTGCTATACAACTAACTGGGATTACGGGAGAACTATATCCTAAACTCGATAACAAAGTGATCATCGTATGTGCGGCAGATCACGGTGTTTGTGACGAAGGGGTAACATCGAATCCACAAAACGTAACATTTTTTCAAACATTGAATTTTCCTAAAGGGGTAACAGGTGTTTGTGCTATTGCTAAAATAACAAATGCAAAAATTGTAACGGTGGACGTCGGTGTCAAAGAGGATATTCCGCTTGATGCTGGTGTTTTAATTAAAAAAATTAAATACGGTACGGACAATATGGCGAAAGGTCCGGCGATGACGAGGGAAGAAGCAGTCCAATCAATTGAAGTAGGCATAGAAATAGCGACATCAGAAATAGCAAAAGGGGCAAATGTTCTTGGTACTGGTGAAATGGGGATTGGCAATACAACACCTAGTGCAGCTATATTATCAGTACTTCATGCTTGTCACCCGCATGAAGTGACGGGATTCGGTGCAGGGCTAGGGTCAGGAGGAATTGAACATAAAGTAGCTGTTATTCAAAAGGCTATCGAAATAAACAAACCTAATCGTCATGATGCAATCGATATACTTGCAAAAGTTGGTGGGTTAGAAATAGGGGCTATGGCTGGAGTAATCCTTGCGGCTGCCGCAAATCGCAAACCAGTTGTAATTGATGGCTTTATTTCTACAGTAGCTGCACTAATTGCATATGAGCTTGAACCAAAAGTACAAGACTATATCATACCTTCTCATGCATCAGAAGAACCTGGGGCAAAAATAGCAGCCGAATTGCTAGGAGTAGAGCCGATGCTTCATATGAATATGCGATTGGGAGAGGGCTCTGGCGCAGCATTAGCGTTTCCAATTCTAGACGCAGCTTGTTCGATGATGAGCAATATGGCTACATTAGCAGAGTCTATGGCGCTAATAGATAAATAA
- a CDS encoding rhodanese-like domain-containing protein: MKSMDTTQLLEQLDANEDLYIIDVREDDEVAQGVIPGAKHIALGTIPERLDEIDRSKPYIIVCKAGGRSANACAYLEAQGFDVTNLEGGMLAYDGELEFK, encoded by the coding sequence ATGAAATCAATGGATACAACGCAATTATTAGAACAACTAGATGCTAACGAAGACCTATACATTATTGATGTGCGAGAAGATGATGAGGTAGCACAAGGTGTCATTCCTGGTGCTAAGCATATAGCGCTTGGAACAATTCCAGAGCGTTTAGATGAGATAGATAGATCTAAGCCTTATATTATCGTATGTAAAGCTGGCGGACGCTCGGCAAATGCATGTGCTTATTTAGAAGCACAAGGCTTTGATGTAACAAATCTTGAAGGCGGCATGCTTGCCTATGATGGGGAATTAGAATTTAAATAA
- the hfq gene encoding RNA chaperone Hfq, which translates to MKSINLQDTFLNHLRKNSVFVTVFLLNGFQLKGTVKSYDNFTVLLVDAESKQHLIYKHAISTFVPAKQVEFLETEE; encoded by the coding sequence ATGAAATCAATCAATTTGCAAGATACGTTTTTGAACCATCTACGTAAAAACAGTGTTTTTGTAACTGTGTTTCTGTTAAACGGGTTCCAGTTAAAAGGAACAGTGAAATCCTATGACAACTTTACAGTATTATTAGTTGATGCTGAAAGCAAACAGCATCTCATTTACAAACACGCAATTTCTACTTTCGTTCCAGCAAAGCAAGTCGAATTTTTAGAGACAGAAGAATAG
- the miaA gene encoding tRNA (adenosine(37)-N6)-dimethylallyltransferase MiaA: MIQNKIQQAEVVAIVGPTASGKTALSIELAKKYNGEIINGDSMQIYKDLNIGTAKITEEEMQGVPHHLLSFKEPTESFSVADYQKLVRAKISEIQAGGKLPIIVGGSGLYVQAVLYDFQFTEEQVDEVARKAYYEELEKLGPEAMHAKLLALDPKTAETIHPNNTRRVIRALEMIELSGVSKASDEHNRGEIPLYRHLILGLGENMSRDELYDRINRRVDLMMDKGLLQEVKGLWQQNIRGVQSIQAIGYKELYDYLDGRCTLEEAIESLKQNSRRYAKRQLTYFRNKMDIHFIEKD; the protein is encoded by the coding sequence ATGATACAAAATAAAATTCAGCAAGCAGAGGTTGTTGCAATCGTTGGACCAACGGCCTCTGGTAAAACAGCACTGAGCATTGAGCTAGCAAAAAAGTATAATGGTGAAATTATTAATGGCGATTCGATGCAAATTTATAAAGACTTAAATATTGGTACAGCGAAAATTACCGAGGAAGAGATGCAAGGTGTACCACATCATTTATTAAGCTTCAAAGAGCCAACAGAATCATTTTCAGTAGCGGATTATCAAAAACTGGTGCGTGCCAAAATTAGTGAAATACAGGCAGGCGGGAAGTTGCCAATTATTGTTGGAGGCTCTGGGTTATATGTACAAGCAGTGCTCTATGATTTCCAATTTACGGAGGAGCAGGTAGATGAGGTAGCACGTAAGGCATATTATGAGGAGCTAGAAAAGTTGGGTCCTGAAGCAATGCATGCAAAACTATTAGCATTGGATCCGAAAACGGCAGAAACAATTCATCCGAATAATACAAGACGTGTTATTCGAGCATTAGAAATGATTGAATTAAGTGGTGTTTCAAAAGCTTCAGATGAACATAATCGTGGAGAAATCCCCCTTTATCGCCATTTGATTTTAGGGCTTGGAGAAAATATGTCACGCGATGAGCTTTATGATCGCATAAATCGCCGAGTAGATTTGATGATGGACAAAGGGCTGTTACAAGAAGTAAAAGGGTTATGGCAGCAAAATATTCGAGGTGTACAGTCAATACAAGCGATTGGCTATAAGGAATTGTATGATTACTTAGATGGTCGATGCACATTAGAAGAAGCAATTGAAAGTTTAAAACAAAATTCTCGTCGCTACGCGAAAAGACAACTTACTTATTTCCGTAATAAGATGGACATTCATTTTATTGAAAAAGACTAA
- a CDS encoding alpha/beta fold hydrolase codes for MEERYMKMSDGYFVFTRTLTPAIPCIGHFHILHGMAEHSGRYLKFARILCAAGYAVTMHDHRGHGETASYNGTLGFFAEKNGFDRVVEDAHEVIITMHAQFADVPFILFGHSMGSFIARRYIQLYGNGVDNVILCGTGNVSTLHKIGHYVAQVLAMQLGKELESPLLNKLSFGSFNKQVPNAKTAYDWLCSVEHEVQKYIDDPYCGFIPTNQFFVDLTAGLMVLNRKKEIEKINKNLPILLISGSKDPVGDAGQGVYTVAERFVEAGIQDVTVYLFEDKRHEILNEDNHQAVHQVLLRWLKKYDTK; via the coding sequence ATGGAAGAGCGTTATATGAAAATGTCGGATGGATATTTTGTGTTTACGCGAACATTGACTCCGGCTATTCCATGCATAGGTCATTTTCATATTTTACATGGCATGGCAGAGCATAGTGGACGTTATCTAAAATTTGCTCGAATACTATGTGCAGCAGGCTATGCAGTTACGATGCATGATCATCGTGGACATGGAGAAACAGCATCTTATAACGGCACATTAGGTTTTTTCGCTGAGAAAAATGGTTTTGACCGTGTTGTTGAAGATGCCCATGAAGTGATAATAACTATGCATGCTCAATTTGCCGATGTGCCTTTCATTTTGTTCGGTCATAGTATGGGTTCTTTTATTGCTAGAAGGTATATTCAGCTTTACGGCAATGGCGTGGATAACGTTATACTTTGTGGAACAGGAAACGTTTCAACATTGCATAAGATTGGACATTATGTTGCACAAGTATTAGCAATGCAGCTGGGCAAAGAGTTGGAGAGCCCTTTATTAAATAAATTGAGTTTTGGGAGCTTCAATAAGCAAGTTCCAAATGCTAAAACAGCGTATGATTGGTTATGTTCTGTAGAGCATGAGGTGCAAAAATATATCGATGATCCATATTGTGGCTTTATACCAACAAACCAATTTTTTGTTGATTTAACGGCTGGCCTTATGGTGCTAAATCGAAAAAAAGAGATTGAAAAAATAAATAAAAACTTACCGATCCTTTTGATAAGTGGTAGCAAGGACCCTGTTGGTGACGCTGGTCAAGGAGTGTATACAGTGGCAGAGCGTTTTGTAGAAGCAGGTATACAGGATGTTACAGTCTATTTATTTGAAGATAAGCGACACGAAATTTTAAATGAAGACAATCATCAGGCGGTTCATCAAGTTTTATTACGGTGGTTAAAAAAGTATGATACAAAATAA
- a CDS encoding glycerol-3-phosphate dehydrogenase/oxidase, protein MFSFENRPKIMDYLEQYSFDVLVIGGGITGAGIALDAASRGLSVALIEMQDFAAGTSSRSTKLIHGGLRYLKQFDMGVVAEVGREREIVYDNAVHVTTPEKMLLPLYKHGSLGPFTTSIALKVYDRLAGVKKQERRTMLSAQETAALEPLLKRDELVGGGYYVEYRTDDARLTIEVLKKAVEYGALCVNYAEMTGFLYNKKKLIGAKVKDHVTGKVVEVHAAQIVNATGPWVDEVRQKDKSTDKKQLRLTKGVHIVLNQKHFPLQQAVYFDIPDGRMAFAIPRDGKTYLGTTDTVYEGNPIHPTATQQDVDYLIEAAKNVFPTAEITRKTVESSWAGVRPLIFEKGKDPSEISRKDEIWTASSGLMTIAGGKLTGYRQMAETIVDKIVKTHKFKHASPCMTRELSLSGAKGINAINFPDYTAYKAREGVQYGLNYDEAKHLVQKYGTNVDALFDQVKYLHEHGSTMPLVLHAMLLYGIEAEMVYTPCDFFIRRTGLLYFDIDAVKRYKEQVIQVMQQRFHYSESQRNTYVAQLEQAIIDATSFADVEV, encoded by the coding sequence ATGTTTTCATTTGAGAACCGTCCTAAAATTATGGATTATTTAGAGCAATATAGCTTTGACGTATTAGTAATTGGAGGTGGCATTACTGGTGCTGGAATTGCACTCGATGCCGCATCAAGAGGATTATCTGTCGCATTGATTGAGATGCAGGATTTTGCGGCTGGTACATCAAGCCGTTCAACAAAGCTAATTCACGGAGGCCTTCGATATTTAAAACAATTTGATATGGGTGTAGTGGCTGAAGTTGGGCGTGAACGCGAAATCGTTTATGATAATGCTGTTCATGTAACGACGCCTGAAAAGATGCTGTTGCCTTTATATAAGCATGGTTCACTTGGTCCATTTACGACTTCAATAGCATTGAAGGTTTATGACCGATTAGCAGGTGTGAAAAAGCAAGAACGTCGCACAATGTTGAGTGCACAAGAAACAGCAGCGCTTGAGCCATTATTAAAGCGTGATGAGCTCGTTGGCGGCGGCTATTATGTGGAGTATCGTACCGATGATGCACGTTTAACAATTGAAGTGTTAAAAAAAGCGGTTGAATATGGCGCACTTTGTGTAAACTATGCTGAAATGACAGGATTTTTATATAACAAGAAAAAGCTAATTGGGGCAAAAGTAAAAGATCATGTAACAGGAAAAGTAGTGGAAGTTCATGCGGCGCAAATCGTCAACGCTACTGGTCCTTGGGTAGATGAAGTACGACAAAAAGATAAAAGTACGGACAAAAAACAATTACGTCTGACCAAAGGTGTCCATATTGTACTCAATCAAAAGCACTTCCCATTGCAACAGGCAGTCTATTTTGATATTCCAGATGGTCGTATGGCTTTTGCAATTCCACGTGATGGTAAAACATATTTAGGGACAACGGATACAGTTTATGAAGGAAATCCTATACACCCTACTGCAACACAACAAGATGTAGATTATTTAATTGAGGCTGCTAAAAATGTTTTTCCAACAGCCGAAATTACAAGAAAAACAGTTGAATCTTCTTGGGCAGGTGTACGTCCACTTATTTTCGAAAAAGGTAAAGACCCTTCTGAAATTTCGCGTAAAGATGAGATTTGGACAGCATCAAGTGGTTTGATGACCATTGCTGGTGGCAAGCTAACAGGCTACCGCCAAATGGCCGAAACAATTGTTGATAAAATTGTCAAAACACATAAATTTAAGCATGCAAGTCCATGTATGACACGTGAGCTGTCGCTTTCGGGTGCAAAGGGCATTAATGCTATTAATTTCCCTGATTATACTGCATATAAAGCTAGAGAGGGTGTTCAGTATGGCCTGAATTATGATGAAGCAAAGCATCTTGTGCAAAAGTATGGTACAAATGTTGACGCTTTATTTGATCAGGTAAAGTATTTGCATGAGCATGGCAGTACGATGCCTCTCGTGTTACATGCGATGCTGCTCTATGGTATAGAAGCGGAAATGGTTTATACACCTTGTGATTTCTTTATTCGTCGTACGGGATTATTATACTTTGATATTGATGCAGTGAAACGATATAAGGAGCAAGTAATTCAAGTAATGCAACAGCGTTTTCACTACTCAGAATCCCAAAGAAATACTTATGTTGCTCAATTAGAACAAGCCATAATAGATGCGACAAGTTTTGCGGATGTGGAGGTGTAG
- the glpK gene encoding glycerol kinase GlpK: MGEFILAIDQGTTSSRAILFNHKGEIVHVAQKEFQQYFPKAGWVEHNANEIWGSVLSVIAAVLTESGHEASEVHAIGITNQRETTVVWDKHTGQPVYNAIVWQSRQTQDIVKELKEQGHENMFQQKTGLRLDSYFSATKIKWILDNVEGARDKAENGDLLFGTIDSWIVWRLSKGKAHITDYSNAARTLLYNIHELQWDEELCELLNIPMTMLPEVRNSSEIYTKTAPSVFFGQETPIAGIAGDQQAALFGQTCFAKGMAKNTYGTGCFMLLNTGEQAIHSENGLLTTIAWGIDGTVTYALEGSVFVAGSAIQWLRDGLRMIRTAKESEKYATKVADTDGVYVVPAFVGLGTPYWDTDARGAIFGLTRGTSKEHFIRATLESLAYQTKDVLDAMEEAAGTPIEVLRVDGGAVSNGFLMQFQSDILQLEVELAKLNESTALGAAYLAGLATGFWENKEALAALWANGQTYQPKMSTEQSAILYAGWQRAVEATRLFKS; this comes from the coding sequence ATGGGTGAATTTATTTTAGCAATTGATCAAGGTACGACAAGTTCAAGAGCGATTTTATTCAATCATAAAGGTGAAATTGTCCATGTTGCACAAAAGGAATTTCAGCAGTATTTTCCGAAGGCAGGCTGGGTAGAGCATAATGCCAATGAGATTTGGGGATCAGTGCTCTCGGTTATCGCAGCAGTGTTAACTGAAAGTGGTCATGAAGCAAGTGAGGTACATGCAATTGGCATTACAAATCAGCGGGAAACTACGGTAGTTTGGGATAAACATACTGGTCAGCCTGTCTACAATGCTATCGTTTGGCAATCAAGGCAAACCCAGGACATTGTTAAAGAGTTGAAGGAACAAGGCCATGAAAACATGTTTCAACAAAAGACAGGGTTACGTCTGGATTCCTATTTCTCTGCAACAAAAATTAAATGGATTTTAGACAATGTTGAAGGTGCACGTGACAAGGCGGAAAATGGTGATTTACTCTTCGGCACGATTGATTCTTGGATTGTTTGGCGATTATCAAAAGGGAAGGCACATATTACGGATTATTCGAATGCGGCGCGGACATTACTTTATAATATCCATGAACTACAGTGGGACGAAGAACTTTGTGAGCTACTAAATATCCCAATGACGATGTTACCAGAAGTAAGAAATTCGTCAGAAATCTATACGAAAACCGCACCGAGCGTATTTTTTGGGCAAGAAACGCCAATTGCAGGTATTGCTGGCGACCAGCAGGCAGCGCTCTTTGGGCAAACATGCTTTGCGAAGGGCATGGCTAAAAATACGTACGGTACCGGCTGTTTTATGTTGTTAAATACAGGTGAACAGGCTATACATTCTGAAAATGGTTTGCTTACAACGATTGCTTGGGGCATTGATGGCACTGTGACATATGCATTAGAAGGCAGTGTCTTTGTAGCAGGTTCAGCAATTCAGTGGTTACGTGATGGTCTTCGCATGATTCGCACTGCTAAAGAATCTGAAAAATATGCAACAAAGGTAGCTGATACAGATGGTGTATACGTTGTACCTGCATTTGTAGGATTAGGCACACCATACTGGGATACCGATGCCCGTGGCGCTATTTTTGGTTTGACACGGGGTACTTCAAAAGAACATTTTATCCGGGCAACGCTTGAATCATTGGCTTACCAGACGAAAGATGTACTGGATGCAATGGAGGAAGCGGCTGGCACACCAATTGAAGTATTGCGGGTAGATGGTGGAGCTGTAAGTAATGGCTTCTTAATGCAATTCCAAAGTGATATTTTACAGTTAGAGGTGGAGTTAGCAAAGCTTAATGAATCGACTGCACTCGGGGCAGCCTATTTAGCAGGGCTGGCAACTGGATTTTGGGAAAATAAAGAGGCGTTAGCTGCATTATGGGCAAATGGGCAAACCTATCAACCCAAAATGAGCACAGAGCAAAGCGCGATATTATATGCGGGCTGGCAAAGAGCTGTGGAAGCTACACGTTTATTCAAATCATAG
- the mutL gene encoding DNA mismatch repair endonuclease MutL: MGKIQIMDAWLSNRIAAGEVVERPASVVKELVENAIDAGSTSIDVFLLEAGLTSIQVIDNGSGMDEEDALISFSRHATSKIHQEHDLFRIRTLGFRGEALASIASVSKMTMITSTGESGTYVELEGGHVAVQKPGPLRKGTDITVAQLFFNTPARLKYMKTIQTELGHTIDLMNRLALGNPQIAFRLLHNGQQLLQTNGRGDVQQVLAAIYGMHNAKKMVPFQGESHDYKVSGFISLPEVTRASKNYMSLFVNGRWVKHYLVQKAIIDAYHTYLPIERFPIVALYIEGDPYLTDVNVHPAKHQIRLSKEPELLKLIEETIRGKIREVMRVPLMEKKEKIPKPATEQLNIWKPTPKLDVEKMNAIVEKLYDAQTVQESSILPVKEPAPTATVIEESWQPIQQLETNQVEVESPIEHMEFLNEEPQIEESQIEEPKKEPFPALEVVGQIHGTYIVAQMEDGFYLIDQHAAQERIKYEFFREKVGQVNPNERQTLLLPLTFHYAADEALILRENRQQLEAVGVFLEDFGQSSFVIREHPSWFPNGEEQDIIEDLIEQVLTTKKADVKKMREAAAIMMSCKKSIKANHYLTKEQMVALLDDLREADNPFTCPHGRPVLIHFTTYEVEKMFKRVM; this comes from the coding sequence ATGGGGAAAATTCAAATTATGGACGCGTGGCTATCCAATAGAATTGCCGCGGGGGAAGTAGTAGAACGACCAGCATCTGTAGTCAAAGAACTAGTCGAAAATGCAATTGATGCTGGGAGTACGTCCATTGATGTCTTTTTACTAGAAGCGGGCCTCACTTCAATTCAAGTTATTGATAATGGTAGTGGGATGGATGAGGAAGACGCACTGATCTCTTTCTCACGCCATGCAACAAGTAAGATTCATCAGGAGCATGATTTATTTCGTATTCGTACTTTAGGATTTCGTGGTGAGGCATTAGCATCAATCGCATCGGTATCCAAAATGACGATGATTACTTCGACTGGTGAATCAGGGACGTATGTGGAACTAGAGGGTGGCCATGTGGCAGTGCAAAAGCCTGGGCCATTGCGTAAAGGAACAGATATTACAGTGGCACAGCTATTTTTCAATACGCCTGCGCGTTTAAAATATATGAAAACGATACAAACCGAGCTTGGGCATACGATTGATCTTATGAACCGTCTAGCGCTTGGTAATCCACAAATTGCCTTTCGATTGCTACATAACGGTCAGCAGTTGCTACAGACAAATGGACGAGGCGATGTACAGCAAGTACTTGCTGCGATTTATGGTATGCATAATGCGAAAAAAATGGTGCCATTTCAAGGGGAGTCTCATGACTATAAGGTGTCGGGCTTTATATCTTTACCAGAGGTGACGCGTGCTTCTAAAAATTATATGTCGCTGTTTGTTAATGGTCGTTGGGTGAAACATTATTTGGTGCAAAAGGCTATTATCGACGCATACCATACGTATTTACCGATTGAACGTTTTCCAATTGTAGCACTTTATATTGAAGGTGATCCTTATTTAACAGACGTAAATGTTCATCCAGCCAAACACCAAATACGTTTAAGTAAAGAACCAGAGCTACTGAAATTGATTGAAGAAACGATTCGTGGCAAAATTCGAGAAGTTATGCGTGTACCACTAATGGAAAAGAAAGAAAAAATTCCGAAACCTGCAACAGAACAGCTGAATATTTGGAAGCCTACCCCGAAGCTGGATGTCGAAAAAATGAATGCTATCGTTGAAAAGCTTTATGATGCGCAAACTGTTCAAGAGTCCAGCATATTGCCAGTTAAGGAGCCAGCACCAACAGCTACAGTTATAGAAGAGAGCTGGCAACCAATTCAACAATTAGAAACAAATCAGGTTGAAGTAGAGTCACCAATAGAGCACATGGAATTTCTAAATGAGGAACCTCAAATAGAAGAATCTCAAATAGAAGAGCCTAAAAAAGAACCATTCCCTGCTCTTGAAGTAGTAGGGCAAATTCACGGGACATATATCGTTGCGCAAATGGAGGATGGCTTTTATTTAATCGACCAACATGCGGCACAGGAGCGTATTAAGTACGAGTTTTTCCGTGAAAAGGTTGGGCAAGTTAATCCGAACGAACGACAGACATTATTACTTCCCTTGACCTTCCATTACGCAGCAGACGAGGCGCTTATACTGCGTGAAAATAGACAGCAGCTAGAGGCTGTTGGCGTATTTTTAGAGGATTTTGGACAGTCATCATTTGTTATTCGTGAGCATCCTAGTTGGTTTCCAAATGGCGAGGAGCAGGACATTATTGAGGATTTAATTGAGCAAGTATTGACGACGAAAAAGGCAGATGTTAAAAAAATGCGTGAGGCAGCAGCCATTATGATGAGCTGTAAAAAGTCTATTAAGGCTAATCATTATTTAACGAAAGAGCAAATGGTTGCATTGCTAGACGATTTACGCGAAGCAGACAATCCATTTACCTGTCCACATGGTCGCCCAGTGCTAATTCATTTTACAACCTATGAAGTGGAAAAAATGTTCAAACGGGTAATGTAG